Proteins encoded within one genomic window of Paraburkholderia sp. HP33-1:
- a CDS encoding efflux RND transporter permease subunit, with the protein MTAHHARDDTPPISDVTQFDPRSGSWLERLIFNHRRWVLLLCVLITGVLGWRASHLTVNASFERMIPQSHEFIRNYNTYKSDLGGMGNALRIVVENRNGDIYDPAYLDVVRQITDKVTVMPGVDRAWVRSLWMPGVRWNAITEDGMAGGAVMPSQFDGSPQKMEQFRLNVSRAGLTGDLISLDNRSSMIYVPLLDTIPETGKPLDYPALAKRLDNEIRVLERTPDSKGRPLKVTVRIVGFAQLVGDMIKGLGQVATFFLAAAFVAAAVVYVYTRCLRSTALLLFTALLSVVWLLGLMQLLGYEIDPYSILVPFLVFAIGLSHGAQKMNGIMQDIGRGVHKYVAARYTFRRLFLAGLTALLANVFGFAVLLVIDIPVIRDMAITTSIGVSVLIFTALVLVPVLLSYLGVGRKAAARATAAHGRSNRESNGALVRFLVKCTTPRRAWILIIIALGLGMDAVGVRSRLQVGDLDPGAPELRADSRYNRDVAFLASNFGRSTDQFVVFVKSPPGECGKFESLVQMERLGAQLEEVPGVQATQSLADKVRYYTLVPGEGNPKWMSLSRDPRITETGASEMAANNPDIADFRCEMASVVAYLSDHRAPTLTRVVQKVKEFAAQNNTAQRQFLLAGGSAGIEAATNQVVEKASVTVLLLLYSSVIVLCAIAFRSWRAVLVALIPLVITSLLCEALMVLLGIGVKVATLPVIALGVGAGVDYALYLLSVQLTLQRRGASLTDAYRGALMFTGKVVALVGFTLAAGVVTWVFSPLKFQADMGILLTFMFLWNMVGALVLIPALSHVLLRGESRKARAGNAAPDAPLGLT; encoded by the coding sequence ATGACCGCACATCACGCAAGAGACGACACGCCACCGATCAGTGATGTTACACAGTTCGATCCCCGGTCGGGCTCCTGGCTGGAGCGCCTCATTTTCAATCACCGACGCTGGGTCTTGCTCCTGTGCGTTCTCATTACTGGCGTGCTTGGATGGCGCGCCTCGCATCTGACGGTCAACGCGAGTTTCGAGCGGATGATCCCGCAGTCCCATGAGTTCATCAGGAATTACAACACCTACAAGAGTGACCTGGGAGGAATGGGCAACGCGCTGCGGATCGTCGTGGAGAATCGCAACGGCGACATCTACGACCCTGCCTACCTCGACGTTGTCAGGCAGATCACCGACAAGGTCACGGTCATGCCCGGCGTGGACCGCGCGTGGGTACGCTCGCTGTGGATGCCGGGGGTACGGTGGAACGCGATCACGGAAGACGGCATGGCGGGCGGCGCGGTGATGCCCTCGCAGTTCGACGGTTCGCCGCAGAAGATGGAGCAGTTCCGGCTCAACGTCTCGCGGGCGGGGCTGACGGGCGACCTGATCTCGCTCGACAACCGCTCAAGCATGATCTACGTGCCCCTGCTCGACACGATCCCGGAAACCGGTAAGCCGCTCGACTATCCAGCGCTTGCGAAGCGCCTCGACAATGAAATCCGCGTGCTCGAGCGCACGCCGGACAGCAAGGGGCGCCCATTGAAAGTCACGGTGCGCATCGTGGGTTTCGCGCAGCTGGTGGGGGACATGATCAAGGGGCTTGGGCAAGTCGCGACGTTCTTCCTCGCCGCGGCGTTCGTCGCCGCCGCCGTGGTCTACGTGTATACCCGTTGTCTTCGCAGCACTGCGTTGCTGCTGTTCACAGCGTTGCTCAGCGTCGTGTGGCTGCTCGGCCTGATGCAGCTCCTCGGCTATGAGATCGATCCGTATTCGATTCTCGTGCCCTTCCTGGTGTTCGCCATCGGCCTGTCGCATGGCGCGCAAAAGATGAACGGCATCATGCAGGACATAGGACGCGGCGTACATAAGTACGTGGCGGCGCGCTACACGTTCCGGCGTCTCTTTCTCGCGGGCCTGACCGCGCTGCTCGCGAACGTGTTCGGTTTCGCCGTGCTGCTCGTGATCGATATTCCCGTCATCCGCGATATGGCGATCACCACCAGCATCGGCGTGTCGGTGTTGATCTTCACCGCGCTCGTGCTAGTGCCCGTGCTGTTGTCCTATCTTGGCGTCGGCCGCAAGGCGGCTGCGCGCGCTACTGCCGCGCACGGCCGAAGCAACCGCGAGTCCAACGGTGCGCTGGTGCGCTTCCTGGTCAAGTGCACGACGCCTCGCCGGGCGTGGATACTGATCATCATCGCGCTCGGGCTCGGCATGGACGCAGTCGGGGTGCGCAGCAGGCTGCAGGTGGGCGATCTCGATCCGGGCGCGCCCGAATTGCGGGCCGATTCGCGATACAACCGCGACGTCGCGTTCCTCGCGTCGAACTTTGGCCGCTCGACCGATCAGTTCGTGGTCTTCGTGAAGAGCCCGCCGGGCGAATGCGGCAAGTTCGAGTCGCTCGTCCAGATGGAACGCCTCGGTGCGCAGCTCGAAGAGGTGCCGGGTGTGCAGGCTACACAGAGCCTTGCGGACAAGGTGCGCTACTACACGTTGGTGCCGGGCGAAGGCAATCCCAAGTGGATGAGTCTCAGCCGCGATCCGCGCATCACGGAAACGGGGGCAAGCGAAATGGCCGCCAATAATCCCGACATTGCGGATTTCCGGTGCGAGATGGCGTCGGTGGTGGCCTATCTCTCGGATCACCGCGCGCCGACGCTGACGCGCGTGGTGCAGAAGGTGAAGGAATTCGCCGCACAGAACAACACGGCGCAACGGCAATTCCTGCTGGCCGGCGGCTCCGCGGGCATCGAGGCGGCCACCAATCAGGTCGTGGAGAAGGCTAGCGTCACCGTGCTGCTGCTGCTGTACAGCTCCGTGATCGTCCTGTGCGCCATCGCCTTCAGGAGCTGGAGAGCCGTCCTCGTCGCGCTGATTCCGCTGGTCATCACCTCGTTGCTGTGCGAGGCGCTCATGGTGTTGCTCGGCATTGGCGTCAAGGTGGCCACGCTTCCGGTCATCGCGCTCGGTGTTGGTGCAGGCGTCGACTACGCACTGTACCTGCTCAGCGTGCAGCTGACCTTGCAGCGACGCGGAGCCAGCCTGACCGACGCGTATCGTGGCGCGCTGATGTTTACCGGCAAGGTGGTCGCGCTGGTCGGGTTTACGCTCGCTGCCGGCGTGGTGACCTGGGTGTTTTCGCCTCTGAAATTCCAGGCGGACATGGGCATCCTGCTGACGTTCATGTTCTTGTGGAACATGGTCGGCGCATTGGTGCTGATTCCCGCGTTGTCTCACGTGCTGCTGCGCGGTGAGTCGCGCAAGGCCCGAGCCGGCAACGCCGCGCCGGATGCTCCGCTCGGGCTTACCTGA
- a CDS encoding helix-turn-helix transcriptional regulator: MMHLVEQRETVEHMMNGVSAIEFPETCMTAERAERAELRDRAIHAVYESVLEDEPWRKCVGLLTEYFEASSTTIVVRPPKAYDMGYLVCIPGHAPTELAYCSRWYESDPFVELPPERVVLASDVLTGKQWFSSEYYREFLSHMMTTDLRRMLGVNIVTRAGTVSRVRVHRTQDMPPFTDEDRRRLGQFVPHIKQAMALAAHVNRKESERQIFEEGLDRLNIGVVLLDETGRLLRATAVASNLLIRSDGLKAVDRTLEGCSRADTRELQRLLSSSQEHPGMVVATSLSRPSGRRNLAVMVRSIPLLEETEGKLRPAWAVFIRDPDANADAARDILRQLFDFTPAESQLAIELTNGLSLDEAAEKLGIRRNTARAHLRAIFSKAGVTRQSELVRVMLNAVIGPSAAEK, translated from the coding sequence ATGATGCACCTTGTAGAGCAACGTGAGACGGTCGAGCACATGATGAACGGTGTGAGCGCGATTGAGTTTCCGGAAACATGCATGACGGCTGAACGCGCCGAACGCGCCGAGTTGCGCGATCGCGCGATTCACGCGGTCTACGAGTCCGTGCTCGAGGACGAGCCGTGGCGCAAGTGCGTTGGACTGTTGACGGAATACTTCGAAGCCTCCAGCACGACGATCGTCGTGCGGCCGCCGAAGGCGTACGACATGGGCTACCTGGTATGTATTCCCGGGCATGCCCCCACGGAATTGGCCTATTGCTCGCGTTGGTACGAATCGGATCCGTTTGTGGAGTTGCCGCCGGAACGCGTGGTATTGGCCTCCGACGTTTTGACCGGCAAGCAGTGGTTTTCAAGCGAGTACTACCGTGAGTTCCTGAGCCACATGATGACCACCGATCTCAGGCGCATGCTGGGGGTGAACATCGTCACACGCGCCGGAACGGTGTCGCGGGTTCGGGTGCATCGAACTCAGGACATGCCGCCTTTCACGGATGAGGACAGGCGCCGGCTGGGTCAGTTCGTCCCGCATATCAAACAGGCGATGGCGCTTGCGGCACATGTCAATCGTAAGGAATCCGAGCGGCAGATCTTCGAGGAAGGGCTTGACCGCCTGAACATCGGCGTCGTGCTGCTCGACGAAACAGGCCGGCTATTGAGGGCGACCGCTGTAGCGAGCAACCTGCTGATCCGCTCAGACGGTCTCAAGGCGGTCGACCGGACTCTCGAAGGATGCTCTCGAGCCGACACCCGCGAATTGCAGCGCCTGCTCTCCAGCTCTCAGGAGCATCCCGGGATGGTCGTGGCGACATCGTTGAGCAGGCCGTCAGGCCGCCGCAATCTGGCCGTCATGGTGCGTAGCATTCCACTGCTGGAAGAGACCGAAGGCAAATTGCGTCCTGCCTGGGCGGTGTTCATCCGCGATCCGGATGCGAATGCCGATGCTGCGCGCGATATCCTGCGCCAACTGTTTGACTTCACGCCCGCCGAATCGCAGTTGGCGATCGAGCTGACAAATGGCCTCAGCCTTGACGAGGCCGCGGAAAAACTGGGCATTCGACGCAATACGGCGCGAGCGCATTTGCGCGCCATTTTTTCCAAAGCTGGTGTGACGCGGCAAAGTGAGCTGGTGCGCGTCATGTTGAACGCGGTGATCGGTCCTTCCGCAGCCGAGAAGTAA
- a CDS encoding FAD-dependent oxidoreductase: MNHENILSTPDECDVLVIGSGAGGMLAANRARDLGLNVMVIERSDRYGGTSALSGGGIWVPCNRDMGDKDSREDALTYLRACSQGRVAEEKLCAYVDTAATMIDYLSNEVETPCHAGFKWADYCQKLPGAKDGGRTMFPEPVDAGILGDDFFRQREPAAFSKLFGRISLSVDDGAVLGARGPGWRRHLLKLLSGYWLDFGWRRKTKRDRRLAMGAALVGGLRKGLYKRKVPLYLNTRFRRFVVENGRVAGVVVLREGNEITIRARHGVIAAAGGYEQNQVLRNQYYPVPTEVSWTITVPHNNVGDTLLAGMEIGAATDLLGVAWWIPSIRLPAIHTPNADTRAGLFTERCQPHSLCVNRTGQRFANEAISYHDFGAEMIKDYELTGANVPCWMIFDSQFRAKSILGSIMPAKLMPDSALPQEWWDSVIYRADSVRELARKIGVPDETLSATVARFNQFARTGVDEDFQRGKYSYDNVYCDPRHGPSPTLGALEKGPFYAVRLDLGDLGTLGGLKTDHNGQVIDTDGKLMPGLYAIGNCSASVAGGSYPGAGATLGPAMTFGYRAANHIAQEAARDRAPSAKRAPVRAVT; this comes from the coding sequence GTGAATCACGAGAATATCCTCAGTACGCCTGATGAGTGTGACGTACTGGTCATTGGCAGTGGCGCAGGTGGCATGCTGGCGGCGAATCGCGCCCGTGACCTGGGTCTGAACGTGATGGTCATCGAGCGCAGCGATCGCTACGGCGGAACGAGCGCTCTGTCCGGAGGCGGAATCTGGGTTCCCTGCAATCGGGACATGGGCGATAAGGACTCGCGAGAGGATGCGTTGACTTACCTCAGGGCCTGCAGTCAGGGGCGCGTTGCCGAGGAAAAGCTGTGCGCGTATGTCGACACGGCCGCGACGATGATCGACTACCTGAGCAATGAGGTCGAGACGCCTTGCCATGCAGGTTTCAAATGGGCGGACTATTGCCAGAAGCTGCCGGGTGCGAAAGACGGCGGAAGGACCATGTTCCCCGAGCCCGTCGATGCGGGCATCCTCGGCGACGATTTTTTCCGGCAGCGCGAACCCGCCGCGTTCAGCAAGCTCTTTGGCCGTATCTCGTTGTCGGTCGATGATGGTGCCGTGCTGGGTGCGCGCGGACCCGGCTGGCGTCGTCACTTGCTCAAGCTGCTGTCAGGGTATTGGCTGGATTTCGGCTGGCGGCGCAAGACGAAGCGGGACCGCAGGCTCGCGATGGGCGCGGCGCTGGTCGGCGGCCTGAGAAAAGGCCTGTACAAGCGCAAAGTGCCGCTGTACCTGAACACCCGCTTTCGGCGTTTCGTCGTGGAAAACGGGCGCGTGGCAGGCGTGGTGGTGCTGCGCGAAGGCAACGAGATCACCATTCGCGCGCGCCACGGCGTGATTGCCGCCGCAGGTGGCTACGAGCAAAACCAGGTGCTGCGCAATCAGTACTACCCGGTGCCGACCGAGGTGAGCTGGACTATCACCGTGCCTCACAACAACGTCGGCGACACGCTCCTCGCTGGCATGGAGATCGGGGCCGCGACTGACCTGCTGGGCGTTGCGTGGTGGATACCGTCCATTCGCCTGCCCGCCATTCACACACCGAACGCCGACACGCGCGCCGGACTGTTTACAGAGCGCTGCCAGCCGCATTCGTTGTGCGTGAACCGCACGGGGCAGCGGTTCGCGAACGAGGCCATCTCATACCACGATTTCGGCGCGGAGATGATCAAGGACTACGAGCTGACGGGTGCAAACGTGCCTTGCTGGATGATTTTCGATTCCCAGTTCCGCGCCAAGTCCATCCTCGGCAGCATCATGCCGGCGAAGCTGATGCCCGATTCGGCGCTGCCGCAGGAATGGTGGGATTCGGTCATCTACCGGGCGGATTCGGTGCGGGAACTGGCGCGCAAGATAGGTGTGCCGGATGAGACCTTGTCCGCCACCGTTGCCCGTTTCAACCAGTTTGCGCGCACGGGCGTCGACGAGGATTTCCAGCGCGGCAAGTACTCGTACGACAACGTCTATTGCGATCCGCGTCATGGTCCGAGCCCCACGCTGGGGGCGCTCGAAAAAGGTCCTTTCTACGCGGTCCGGCTCGATCTCGGCGATCTCGGGACGCTGGGCGGCCTGAAGACCGACCACAACGGACAGGTGATCGACACCGACGGAAAGCTGATGCCGGGGCTGTACGCGATCGGCAACTGCTCCGCCTCCGTCGCTGGCGGCTCGTACCCCGGTGCCGGTGCCACGTTGGGACCTGCGATGACCTTCGGCTATCGCGCAGCGAACCATATCGCGCAGGAGGCCGCCCGCGACAGGGCGCCATCCGCAAAGCGGGCACCGGTTCGCGCCGTGACCTGA
- a CDS encoding acetate--CoA ligase family protein, producing the protein MSNSVAGRAPLDRLFSPRSIAMIGASNAAGRIGALMFANLARFYKGRLYPIHPREAEIQGVRAYASVADVPDQIDMAVIAVSAESAVGVLEEVAAAGIAGAVVVTSGFAEAGDAGKALQARLIEVAERTGVRLIGPNCIGYLNVAEAVAANFALLPGQPLPVPGRVALISQSGGFGSYLMSKGLDAGLQLGWFVSTGNEADLNLSQVLRYLVERPEVGVLLMFSETLRDPEIFIEAVERAYALGKPVVLLKAGRSDEAARAAMSHTASIVGSADVLDAVCSQYGVLVAETMEEMLDYGLIFQDGRRPAGSRVGIVTTSGGAGVLLSDEAARAGLSLPELPRDEQERLIAVLPQPFYGNVSNPIDTTAQITAKPGATRSLYAELSGSESLDMLTTVTWASTSPAAAPAMQELIDFYKGTGKPVAVLSTALIPMLRDAGVPTYTDPRRVMRALAALAQVAQREPLAHSARRAQDAARADRARKHLEIPLQERVLMEHQGKRLFAEYGIPVTRERLVHSADAAIDAALQLGGKVALKVMSYALPHKSDVGALRLGLSSADEIRDAFESMMSEVKQRAPRAAIEGVLVQEMVPARMELTCGVQRDPVFGPMVAVGLGGVLIEQIAETALLRPPFDTATALRAIRGLLGGRLVKGRRGLSEQEQVQIAEVMVGVGNLALDLPEVAEVDINPIRVGDARAVAVAADALVVLARDGAADANTH; encoded by the coding sequence ATGTCTAACTCTGTTGCGGGGCGTGCCCCGCTTGACCGACTGTTTTCGCCGCGCTCGATTGCGATGATCGGCGCATCCAATGCCGCAGGCCGGATTGGCGCGTTGATGTTCGCGAACCTGGCCAGGTTCTATAAAGGCCGCCTTTATCCGATCCATCCACGCGAAGCCGAAATCCAGGGCGTACGTGCGTATGCGAGCGTGGCCGACGTGCCCGACCAGATCGATATGGCGGTCATCGCGGTCTCGGCTGAATCCGCGGTCGGGGTTCTCGAAGAAGTGGCCGCGGCGGGTATTGCGGGTGCGGTCGTCGTGACTTCGGGATTCGCCGAAGCCGGCGACGCGGGCAAAGCGCTGCAGGCCCGGCTGATCGAGGTGGCGGAGCGTACCGGTGTGCGCCTGATCGGGCCGAACTGCATCGGTTATCTCAACGTGGCGGAAGCCGTGGCGGCCAACTTCGCGTTGTTGCCCGGTCAGCCGCTGCCCGTGCCTGGGCGCGTTGCATTGATCTCGCAAAGCGGCGGCTTCGGCTCGTACCTGATGTCCAAGGGCCTGGATGCCGGTCTGCAATTGGGCTGGTTCGTGAGCACAGGCAACGAGGCCGATCTCAACCTGTCGCAGGTGCTGCGCTACCTGGTGGAGCGGCCCGAGGTCGGGGTGCTGCTGATGTTCAGCGAAACGCTGCGCGATCCCGAGATCTTTATCGAGGCCGTCGAGCGAGCCTATGCGCTCGGCAAACCGGTGGTGCTGCTCAAGGCCGGCCGCTCGGATGAAGCGGCGCGCGCGGCGATGAGCCACACCGCGTCGATCGTCGGTTCGGCGGATGTGCTCGACGCCGTGTGCAGCCAGTACGGTGTGCTGGTCGCTGAGACGATGGAAGAGATGCTCGACTACGGCCTGATTTTCCAGGATGGACGTCGGCCTGCTGGCTCGCGCGTCGGCATCGTCACGACGTCGGGCGGCGCGGGCGTGCTGCTGTCGGATGAGGCCGCGCGAGCCGGTCTTTCGCTACCCGAGTTGCCGCGTGACGAGCAGGAGCGCCTGATTGCAGTCCTCCCTCAGCCGTTCTATGGAAACGTGTCGAACCCGATCGACACGACGGCGCAAATCACGGCGAAGCCGGGGGCGACGCGCTCGCTCTATGCCGAGCTATCCGGCTCTGAGTCGCTGGATATGCTGACGACGGTGACATGGGCTTCCACCAGTCCGGCTGCGGCGCCCGCGATGCAGGAGCTGATCGACTTCTACAAAGGCACCGGAAAGCCCGTGGCCGTGCTCTCGACCGCGCTGATACCGATGTTGAGAGACGCCGGTGTGCCCACCTACACGGACCCGCGCCGTGTGATGCGTGCGCTGGCGGCGCTGGCACAGGTCGCGCAACGCGAACCCCTCGCGCACTCTGCGCGGCGAGCGCAAGACGCCGCACGAGCGGACCGGGCACGCAAGCATCTGGAGATCCCGCTGCAGGAGCGCGTCCTGATGGAGCATCAGGGCAAGCGCCTGTTTGCCGAGTATGGCATTCCGGTGACGCGCGAGCGGCTCGTGCACAGCGCCGACGCAGCGATCGACGCGGCTTTGCAACTCGGCGGCAAGGTGGCGCTCAAGGTCATGTCCTATGCGTTGCCGCACAAGTCAGACGTCGGCGCGCTGCGGCTAGGGCTCAGCAGCGCGGACGAGATCCGCGACGCGTTCGAATCGATGATGAGCGAGGTGAAGCAGCGCGCGCCGCGGGCGGCAATCGAAGGCGTTCTGGTGCAGGAGATGGTTCCCGCCCGCATGGAGCTCACTTGTGGCGTGCAGCGCGATCCGGTGTTCGGCCCGATGGTCGCGGTTGGCCTCGGTGGAGTGCTGATCGAGCAGATCGCCGAAACGGCGCTGCTTCGACCGCCATTCGATACCGCGACAGCATTGCGCGCCATTCGCGGTTTGCTCGGAGGCCGCCTTGTGAAGGGTCGCCGTGGTCTTTCAGAGCAGGAGCAGGTCCAGATCGCGGAGGTGATGGTGGGCGTGGGCAACCTGGCGCTCGATCTGCCCGAAGTGGCCGAAGTCGACATCAATCCGATTCGCGTGGGTGACGCTCGCGCAGTCGCAGTCGCAGCCGATGCACTCGTGGTGTTGGCGCGTGATGGTGCGGCTGACGCGAACACGCATTGA
- a CDS encoding acyl-CoA dehydrogenase family protein, which yields MDFREDAEQSRFRLELREWLKHNIPEGWQDASTIEEQRALRKSWHRSLYNAGYIGLSWPTEYGGRGLSPLYDAILNDEVGRVDAPYLPAVINFLGRAIFTYGTEEQKRTHLARMLSGEVQWCQGFSEPGAGSDLASLRTRAELNGERYVINGQKMWTSGALTAEWCLVLVRTDTQVPKHKGISCLITPMDVPGIETRAIYLANGEPETCEVFFTDVEVPVENRIGAEGQGWNIAMTTVSYERGASDTGSIARLRQQLRQLEQIAVQRGLDRQSDMRRRLARAYVDVEVLAQNAAYQLSRRISGHQAGPEGSIGKLLWSRASQELMHTALELTGADVLTGLMPEWLSDYFQSRPVSVYGGSSQIQKNILARMLELPR from the coding sequence ATGGATTTCCGGGAAGACGCAGAGCAGTCCAGATTTCGTCTTGAGCTGCGTGAATGGCTCAAGCACAACATCCCCGAGGGTTGGCAGGACGCCAGCACCATCGAAGAGCAGCGCGCGCTTCGCAAGAGCTGGCACCGTTCGCTCTACAACGCCGGCTATATCGGGCTGAGCTGGCCGACCGAATACGGTGGCCGGGGCCTGTCGCCGCTTTACGACGCGATCCTCAACGACGAGGTCGGCCGTGTGGACGCGCCGTATCTGCCGGCCGTCATCAACTTTCTCGGCCGAGCCATCTTCACATACGGCACGGAGGAGCAGAAGCGCACGCACCTCGCGAGGATGCTGAGCGGTGAGGTTCAGTGGTGCCAGGGGTTCAGCGAGCCCGGCGCGGGTTCGGACCTCGCGTCGTTGCGCACGCGGGCCGAGCTGAATGGCGAGCGCTACGTCATCAACGGACAGAAGATGTGGACGAGCGGCGCGCTGACCGCCGAATGGTGCCTCGTGCTGGTACGCACCGATACGCAGGTGCCGAAGCACAAGGGGATCTCCTGCCTCATCACGCCGATGGATGTCCCCGGTATCGAGACGCGCGCGATCTACCTGGCAAACGGTGAGCCGGAGACCTGCGAGGTGTTCTTCACCGACGTCGAGGTGCCGGTGGAAAACCGCATCGGTGCCGAAGGGCAGGGCTGGAACATCGCGATGACGACAGTCTCGTACGAGCGTGGCGCGTCGGACACCGGCAGCATCGCCAGGTTGCGGCAACAGCTGCGCCAGCTCGAGCAGATCGCCGTGCAGCGCGGGCTGGATCGGCAATCGGACATGCGCCGGCGGCTCGCCCGCGCATACGTGGATGTGGAGGTGCTCGCGCAGAACGCGGCATATCAGTTGTCGCGCCGCATCTCCGGGCATCAGGCGGGACCGGAAGGTTCGATCGGCAAGCTGCTGTGGTCGCGCGCGTCTCAGGAACTGATGCATACGGCGCTGGAATTGACGGGGGCCGATGTATTGACGGGCCTGATGCCGGAATGGCTGTCGGACTATTTCCAGTCGCGGCCGGTCAGCGTATATGGCGGATCTTCGCAGATCCAGAAGAACATTCTTGCGCGCATGCTCGAATTGCCGCGCTGA
- a CDS encoding acyl-CoA dehydrogenase family protein has translation MFASSLARLAGSIGITQPRELETVDREQGWAEIAEVGLLALRQRDDGVPLASGVEVLIAAEALGGALAPQPFTGCGVMATELMALAQAPQEWIDTSTSGSGRCGVMLSRDLSRLATIDDTEAVAWDVDGADHVLALAPGVEGPRLARLSLKQGFVRADSTDLTRKLMRRDGALLEPEIDGEVLDEAAFDRWLALALVALGGDITGALRSAHAAVVAFTKERVQYGVPIGSFQAVQHMCAEMLVQIEGAHTINAYAAWAVEALEPAEALFAARTAKAYCSAVALPVAETVMQVYGGIGQTWEHIAHVVTRRVMMDAKVFGDEAEQLERIADRRLTHNA, from the coding sequence ATGTTCGCAAGCTCGCTCGCGCGGCTTGCGGGGTCGATCGGCATCACGCAACCGCGGGAACTCGAAACGGTAGACCGGGAGCAGGGATGGGCCGAGATCGCGGAAGTGGGCCTGCTGGCGCTGCGTCAGCGTGACGATGGCGTGCCGCTCGCGTCGGGCGTCGAGGTGCTCATCGCCGCGGAAGCGCTGGGTGGGGCCCTGGCGCCGCAGCCCTTTACCGGTTGCGGGGTCATGGCCACCGAACTGATGGCATTGGCGCAGGCACCGCAGGAGTGGATCGACACCAGCACGAGCGGGTCGGGCCGTTGCGGCGTCATGCTGAGCCGTGACCTGTCACGACTCGCCACCATTGACGACACCGAAGCGGTCGCCTGGGATGTCGATGGCGCCGACCATGTGCTCGCGCTCGCGCCAGGCGTGGAAGGACCGCGCCTCGCACGGCTGTCGTTGAAACAGGGATTCGTTCGTGCGGACAGCACGGACCTGACACGCAAGCTGATGCGCCGGGACGGCGCGCTTCTCGAGCCCGAGATTGACGGTGAGGTGCTCGACGAGGCGGCGTTCGATCGTTGGCTCGCGTTGGCGCTCGTCGCGCTCGGCGGCGACATCACCGGCGCGCTGCGCTCGGCGCATGCCGCCGTCGTGGCGTTCACGAAGGAGCGGGTGCAGTACGGCGTGCCGATCGGCAGCTTCCAGGCGGTGCAGCACATGTGCGCGGAGATGCTGGTCCAGATCGAAGGCGCCCACACGATCAACGCCTATGCCGCGTGGGCGGTCGAGGCGCTGGAGCCGGCCGAGGCACTGTTCGCGGCTCGCACGGCGAAGGCCTATTGCTCGGCTGTCGCGCTGCCCGTGGCCGAAACCGTGATGCAGGTCTATGGCGGGATCGGACAGACATGGGAGCACATCGCGCATGTGGTGACCCGCCGCGTGATGATGGACGCCAAGGTGTTCGGCGACGAGGCCGAGCAGCTCGAGCGCATCGCCGATCGTCGGCTGACGCACAACGCCTGA
- a CDS encoding SDR family NAD(P)-dependent oxidoreductase: MLLKDKVAVVTGAAQGIGRALVERFSAEGARVAVVDIDERGAQTAAQIEAQGGRAMFVHCDITRRASVNEAAAEIKSKLGPIDILVNNAGNIQPAMLHKMTDEQWDSVIAVHLNGSFYWLQAVVADMMERRWGRIIFSSSSTAQNGSIGQINYAAAKSGMLGMVRTAARELGKYNILVNAVAPAATTDMTKTIREDPKFAEQYAAALKAHPLRRSGEPEEVARGYLFLASDLSSFVTGQVLSVDGGSMLVR, translated from the coding sequence ATGCTATTGAAAGACAAGGTGGCGGTAGTGACGGGCGCGGCACAAGGTATCGGACGTGCCCTTGTCGAGCGCTTCTCGGCCGAGGGCGCGCGCGTCGCGGTCGTGGACATCGACGAGCGCGGCGCGCAGACGGCCGCGCAGATCGAAGCGCAGGGCGGACGCGCGATGTTCGTGCACTGCGACATCACGAGGCGGGCATCGGTCAACGAAGCCGCTGCGGAGATCAAGTCGAAGCTCGGCCCAATCGACATTCTGGTGAACAACGCGGGCAACATCCAGCCGGCAATGCTGCACAAGATGACGGACGAACAATGGGATTCGGTGATTGCCGTGCATCTGAATGGGAGCTTCTACTGGCTGCAGGCCGTTGTCGCCGACATGATGGAGCGCCGGTGGGGCCGCATCATCTTCTCTTCATCGTCGACGGCCCAGAACGGCTCGATCGGCCAGATCAACTACGCGGCGGCGAAGTCGGGGATGCTCGGCATGGTTCGCACCGCGGCGCGTGAGCTCGGCAAGTACAACATTCTCGTGAACGCGGTCGCGCCCGCCGCTACGACCGACATGACGAAGACGATCCGCGAGGATCCGAAATTCGCCGAGCAATACGCGGCCGCGCTGAAGGCGCACCCGCTGCGTCGCTCGGGCGAGCCCGAAGAAGTGGCGAGGGGTTATCTGTTCCTCGCATCCGATCTTTCATCGTTCGTTACCGGGCAAGTGCTGTCGGTGGATGGCGGCAGCATGCTGGTGCGCTGA